Proteins encoded in a region of the Paenibacillus pedocola genome:
- a CDS encoding nucleotidyltransferase domain-containing protein translates to MIIEKVINRIVIKSEYRDFVDKYIDNILTEFKGKIHSIYMCGSIPKGTAKPFKSDADFTIVCVKPNDIDYERLSNIKDRLLEEYPVVTKIDTIICSIDDVLSKPNEWGFWVKIICVCIYGHDVGEKVPPIIISPEFILDLNTETKEEVDRIHSLLSNASDNTMKARYIKGYSKRLIRALYSLVLEDTGVWQDDISKMKNAILNYCEIDSVLVDYLYACYLDSNVLVEEFLGIADEVYSYFENALNAVAASRTSLG, encoded by the coding sequence ATGATAATAGAAAAAGTTATAAATAGAATTGTAATAAAAAGTGAATATAGGGATTTTGTTGATAAGTATATAGATAATATACTTACCGAATTTAAAGGTAAGATTCATAGCATTTATATGTGTGGCTCGATTCCAAAAGGAACTGCTAAACCTTTTAAGTCAGATGCAGACTTTACTATTGTATGTGTAAAACCCAATGATATTGATTACGAAAGATTGTCAAATATTAAAGACAGGCTTTTGGAAGAATATCCAGTAGTAACTAAGATTGATACGATAATTTGCTCGATTGACGATGTATTAAGTAAACCAAATGAGTGGGGTTTTTGGGTAAAGATAATTTGTGTTTGCATATATGGTCATGACGTTGGTGAAAAAGTACCACCGATAATTATTTCTCCAGAGTTCATTTTAGACTTAAATACAGAGACCAAGGAGGAAGTAGATCGTATACATAGTTTACTTTCTAATGCTAGTGATAACACAATGAAAGCTAGATATATTAAAGGTTACTCCAAGAGATTAATTCGTGCACTATACTCTTTGGTTTTAGAAGATACAGGTGTATGGCAAGATGACATTAGTAAGATGAAGAATGCCATATTAAACTATTGTGAGATTGACTCCGTTTTAGTTGATTATCTGTATGCTTGTTACTTGGATAGTAATGTACTTGTTGAAGAGTTTCTGGGAATTGCAGATGAAGTATATAGCTATTTTGAGAACGCCTTAAATGCTGTGGCTGCTTCCAGAACTTCCTTAGGCTAA
- the yidC gene encoding membrane protein insertase YidC, translating to MKKFLLLQKWVKPILILLIGVIPIFVLSGCSTASQSDSINADSSGIFNHFFIYPLSILIKFFANALDGNYGLSIVLMTFIIRLAIMPLMMNQTKKQMDMKEKMAVLQPELTVLKEKYKNDVSSEAKKQQQAEMTQLYQKHQFNPLSMGCLPMLLQWPVTLAFYYAIRRTPEIAAHDFLWFSLGKTDMILPLIAAAVYYMQFRVSQSVSAQVQQNQNNQMAFIGLLSPIMMGVFSFGMPAALPLYWAVGGIFIVVQTIILHKIYTKPNVASKDLPTGVEDI from the coding sequence ATGAAAAAGTTTTTATTGCTCCAAAAATGGGTCAAGCCCATTCTCATCCTGTTGATTGGAGTTATTCCGATTTTTGTGCTCAGCGGGTGTTCGACAGCATCCCAATCAGATTCGATTAATGCCGATTCATCAGGGATATTTAATCACTTTTTTATTTATCCATTATCGATCCTGATCAAATTCTTTGCGAATGCACTTGACGGTAACTACGGATTATCGATCGTGCTGATGACTTTCATCATCAGACTTGCGATCATGCCGCTCATGATGAATCAAACCAAGAAACAAATGGACATGAAAGAAAAGATGGCCGTCCTTCAGCCGGAGCTAACTGTACTTAAAGAGAAGTATAAGAACGATGTCAGTAGCGAGGCAAAAAAACAACAGCAAGCCGAGATGACGCAGCTCTACCAGAAACATCAATTTAATCCCTTAAGCATGGGGTGTTTACCGATGCTTCTCCAATGGCCGGTCACCCTTGCATTTTACTACGCCATCCGTCGTACCCCAGAGATTGCAGCTCACGATTTTCTGTGGTTTAGCTTGGGGAAAACAGATATGATTTTGCCGCTAATTGCCGCTGCAGTGTATTACATGCAGTTTCGCGTGTCTCAATCCGTTTCAGCGCAGGTTCAGCAAAATCAAAATAACCAAATGGCTTTCATCGGATTGCTGTCACCGATCATGATGGGTGTATTTTCCTTTGGGATGCCCGCTGCGTTACCATTATATTGGGCGGTTGGCGGTATATTCATTGTCGTGCAAACGATTATACTCCATAAAATATACACGAAGCCAAATGTAGCGAGTAAAGACCTGCCTACCGGTGTAGAAGATATATAA
- a CDS encoding DUF5680 domain-containing protein gives MEELIDFLLEAKKATYAGEGPELSPSRPSSHDLAFTRGNFQYIDTYLGSEKFAGEEALWENDKPLWAMNYAGRVTAGGFSGDFLKEALLHVPADQPFRGPEHYSDGHFTYTCTVNGDFGWFSGVEEIRAGGMKVYECMFHGGWIKE, from the coding sequence ATGGAAGAATTGATAGATTTTTTGCTGGAGGCTAAGAAAGCAACTTATGCAGGAGAGGGTCCGGAGCTGTCCCCGTCCCGTCCGTCATCCCATGATCTGGCGTTTACACGCGGGAATTTTCAGTACATCGATACTTATCTTGGGTCAGAAAAGTTTGCCGGAGAAGAAGCGTTGTGGGAGAATGACAAGCCGCTATGGGCCATGAATTATGCGGGCCGTGTTACCGCTGGAGGATTCAGTGGTGATTTCCTGAAAGAGGCTTTGCTGCATGTGCCGGCTGATCAACCATTTCGTGGGCCAGAGCATTATAGTGATGGACATTTCACCTACACCTGCACTGTGAACGGGGATTTTGGCTGGTTCAGCGGTGTTGAAGAAATCCGGGCGGGCGGCATGAAAGTGTATGAATGTATGTTTCATGGCGGCTGGATTAAGGAATAA
- a CDS encoding YqcI/YcgG family protein — MLLYDNEHMEHSSLGGWKEKAYRLFSEKMSDSEHKFPCIPATIGYKSNHFRYIFLSDPRKEQASEELAYSLSAYGEQSKDIGKYTSLIAFFETPEDLTVEYQVKEYQALFWKVLSQVSARDEQPWPEHIPLDPDQNVWEYCFGNEQYFMYCATPAHKRRQSRHFPYFIFAITPRWVLTQFNKNAAAAAQIKKKIRERITEYDETGVHPDLNFYGSEDNFEWKQYFLSDDDLPAAGKCPFAHLHMKKS, encoded by the coding sequence ATGCTGTTGTATGATAATGAACATATGGAGCATTCGTCTCTTGGTGGATGGAAAGAAAAAGCCTATCGTCTATTTTCCGAGAAAATGTCGGATTCTGAGCATAAATTCCCCTGCATTCCAGCAACCATTGGCTATAAATCGAATCATTTTCGCTATATATTTCTTAGTGATCCAAGGAAAGAACAGGCTTCCGAAGAACTTGCTTACAGTCTTAGTGCATATGGTGAACAATCAAAAGATATTGGGAAATACACTTCACTTATCGCTTTCTTTGAGACTCCCGAAGACCTTACGGTAGAATATCAAGTAAAAGAATATCAAGCATTATTCTGGAAAGTGCTCAGCCAGGTCAGCGCTCGTGACGAGCAGCCATGGCCCGAACACATTCCACTCGATCCGGATCAAAATGTATGGGAATATTGCTTTGGTAATGAACAGTATTTTATGTATTGTGCTACACCTGCACACAAACGAAGGCAGAGTCGACACTTCCCTTACTTTATCTTCGCCATTACTCCCCGCTGGGTTTTGACTCAATTCAATAAAAATGCTGCAGCTGCAGCTCAAATCAAGAAAAAAATCAGAGAACGAATTACTGAATATGATGAGACCGGAGTTCATCCGGATTTAAATTTCTACGGCAGTGAGGACAACTTTGAATGGAAGCAATATTTTCTAAGTGATGATGATTTACCTGCAGCGGGAAAATGTCCTTTTGCCCACCTTCATATGAAAAAAAGCTAG
- a CDS encoding GerAB/ArcD/ProY family transporter, whose translation MERISQSQMAALIIVFQIGSSPLYLLGKEAGTDAWISILIALVLGLLLLMLILLIHRLEPDKDLVEISNAYFGKTIGYVIGAVYFVYFVYQSVRNVRELGDLVSLYFLQTTPLWIVISMLLLIAGYAVWHGLEVFSRITQILAPIILLIYVGFFILVYTLGFIDLHRIEPVLENGLPKVIDAAFGVVSFPFGEMVLFLMFWKFVAPQKKVFPTTVLWYMVTGLFISLMNLIIIASLGPISEMSITPFIELMSQVRIESYLERLDPFVGAVFFAGVFIKMTAYFLGAVLVGKRMVKSGQRYIVVSIGVLLLIASLLFRSYMQHIRIGFSFDVKYHFPIYQFYIPLVLLLVMLIRRSMRAKKNGRS comes from the coding sequence ATGGAGAGAATCTCGCAATCTCAAATGGCGGCGCTCATCATCGTGTTTCAGATCGGCAGCTCTCCTTTGTATCTCCTCGGCAAAGAGGCAGGGACAGATGCTTGGATTTCCATTCTTATCGCCTTGGTGCTTGGTTTATTGCTTCTGATGCTAATCCTTCTAATCCATCGTCTTGAGCCGGATAAGGATTTGGTGGAGATTAGCAATGCGTATTTCGGCAAAACGATCGGCTATGTCATCGGCGCAGTGTATTTTGTCTACTTCGTCTATCAATCAGTGAGGAACGTGCGGGAACTTGGAGATCTAGTCTCCTTGTATTTCCTCCAAACGACTCCATTATGGATAGTAATCAGTATGTTATTACTCATCGCCGGTTATGCCGTATGGCATGGACTAGAGGTGTTCAGCAGAATTACACAAATCCTCGCTCCAATTATTTTATTGATTTATGTAGGGTTCTTCATTTTGGTCTACACGCTCGGATTTATCGATCTGCACCGGATAGAGCCCGTTCTCGAAAACGGACTTCCCAAGGTGATCGATGCTGCTTTTGGGGTGGTGTCGTTTCCGTTCGGAGAGATGGTGCTTTTCTTGATGTTCTGGAAATTCGTCGCGCCGCAAAAGAAGGTGTTTCCGACAACCGTCCTATGGTACATGGTTACAGGTTTATTCATTTCGTTGATGAACTTGATTATTATCGCTTCTTTAGGGCCGATATCGGAGATGAGTATCACTCCCTTTATAGAGTTGATGAGCCAGGTGAGAATTGAATCGTATCTGGAACGGCTCGATCCCTTCGTTGGGGCGGTGTTCTTTGCGGGTGTCTTTATCAAAATGACGGCTTACTTCTTAGGAGCGGTTCTTGTCGGGAAACGCATGGTCAAGTCCGGTCAGCGGTACATCGTCGTTAGCATCGGAGTCTTATTGCTTATCGCTTCCCTTTTATTCCGGAGTTACATGCAGCATATTAGAATCGGATTCTCATTCGACGTGAAGTACCATTTTCCAATTTATCAGTTCTATATCCCCTTGGTGCTTCTATTGGTAATGCTCATTAGGAGAAGCATGCGTGCCAAAAAGAATGGACGGTCTTAA
- a CDS encoding oxidoreductase, translated as MSLQHKVWLITGCSTGFGRHIAKQAIEAGYKVIVTARKVEQIQDLTSGNEENTLALPLDVTNHEQIISTVKQAIEKFGRIDVLVNNAGIGYFSSVEESVEEETRRMFEINFWGLMHMTNAVLPYMRAQKSGHIINFSSIGGLTSFPTLGYYHATKYAVEGISESLAKELIPFNIAVTLIEPSGFRTDWGGRSSVKTDTQIPEFKESVVGQMLKGVQHSGGQESGDPVKAAAAVIKVVETSKPPLRLLLGKAAYQAATHKFTTMLADMEEWKEITINADYE; from the coding sequence ATGTCTCTACAACATAAAGTTTGGTTAATTACGGGGTGCTCAACCGGGTTTGGCCGTCATATCGCAAAACAAGCAATTGAGGCTGGCTATAAGGTAATTGTGACGGCTCGCAAGGTCGAACAGATTCAAGATCTCACATCAGGAAATGAAGAAAACACGCTTGCACTCCCATTGGATGTAACAAATCATGAACAAATTATAAGTACAGTCAAGCAGGCTATCGAAAAGTTTGGACGTATTGATGTTCTAGTCAACAATGCCGGAATTGGATATTTTAGTTCAGTTGAAGAAAGTGTTGAAGAAGAGACTCGCCGAATGTTTGAAATTAACTTCTGGGGTCTTATGCATATGACAAATGCTGTCTTACCTTATATGAGGGCTCAGAAGTCCGGTCATATCATTAATTTCTCATCTATTGGTGGTTTGACTTCATTCCCAACACTTGGTTACTATCATGCAACCAAATATGCAGTTGAAGGAATTTCAGAAAGTCTGGCTAAAGAACTGATTCCATTTAACATAGCTGTAACTTTAATTGAGCCGAGCGGTTTCCGTACAGATTGGGGTGGTCGTTCTTCCGTTAAAACTGATACTCAAATACCTGAATTTAAGGAATCTGTAGTAGGGCAGATGCTCAAAGGTGTGCAGCATAGCGGTGGACAAGAATCTGGGGATCCTGTGAAAGCCGCAGCTGCTGTAATTAAGGTTGTAGAAACATCAAAGCCTCCACTTCGTTTGCTTCTTGGAAAAGCAGCTTATCAAGCAGCAACGCATAAATTCACAACCATGCTTGCAGATATGGAAGAATGGAAAGAAATTACCATTAATGCCGATTACGAATGA
- a CDS encoding Ger(x)C family spore germination protein codes for MTRLILCIAVTGVLLTGCWDSVELDRLAFTSATAVDYKDGKWLFSYQVVIPAVISSTSSAGGGKLPIAVYSTQGTTIKDAVSRSQLESSRKLFFSHTRSIIISEAAANHGLSQLLDVYLRNLDSRETVSVFITEGESRRILNQLIQLEVLPGEGIEDMIMGESSELSILPNVNMFKLGLSLLGTTKSAVLPEIIISGSPPVTTADELSKTELSSKIKLRRLAVLSQDKLVGWLSQKEAFGTGFIRNEIHKAVIPFSCARGVREPDSTFQFLHSNTQLTPRKFGNRITIEVRVKGEGELLETNCPIDFEKLNAEDEMEQQLEKEVEKMIIESWQAIKKLKTDIVDFADLVHRKYPKDYERMKSEWQKEFVQIEVVPKVDVKIRRVGLTMKSYKQQEEQK; via the coding sequence GTGACACGACTCATATTGTGTATCGCTGTCACCGGTGTGTTGCTTACGGGCTGTTGGGATAGCGTGGAGTTGGACAGGCTAGCATTCACGTCGGCAACGGCGGTCGATTACAAAGACGGTAAGTGGCTCTTCTCCTATCAGGTAGTTATCCCTGCGGTCATCTCTTCCACATCGTCGGCAGGAGGGGGGAAGCTTCCGATCGCCGTCTATTCGACGCAAGGTACGACGATAAAGGATGCTGTATCGCGAAGTCAGTTAGAAAGCTCGAGGAAGCTGTTCTTCTCTCATACACGATCTATTATCATAAGCGAAGCGGCGGCCAATCATGGACTATCGCAGCTTCTGGACGTTTACCTCCGCAATTTAGACTCTCGTGAAACAGTCAGCGTGTTTATTACCGAAGGGGAGTCGCGCCGGATTTTGAACCAGTTGATTCAGCTTGAAGTTTTGCCCGGAGAAGGTATCGAAGATATGATCATGGGAGAATCAAGCGAGTTATCGATCCTTCCTAATGTGAACATGTTCAAGCTGGGATTGTCTTTGCTGGGAACCACTAAAAGCGCGGTGCTTCCTGAAATTATCATCTCGGGATCGCCCCCTGTGACAACGGCGGACGAGTTAAGTAAAACCGAGCTGAGCTCGAAGATCAAGCTCAGAAGATTGGCCGTACTCAGCCAGGACAAGCTGGTTGGTTGGCTATCGCAAAAAGAGGCATTCGGCACAGGTTTTATTCGCAACGAGATCCATAAGGCAGTGATTCCATTTTCGTGCGCAAGAGGAGTGCGAGAGCCGGATTCGACCTTTCAGTTTCTTCACAGCAATACCCAGTTAACCCCGCGGAAATTCGGTAACCGTATCACGATCGAAGTGCGAGTGAAAGGAGAAGGCGAGCTTTTGGAGACGAATTGTCCGATTGACTTCGAGAAGCTAAACGCGGAGGATGAGATGGAACAACAGCTGGAGAAGGAAGTGGAGAAGATGATCATAGAATCATGGCAAGCCATCAAGAAGTTGAAGACGGACATCGTCGACTTCGCGGATCTCGTTCACCGAAAGTATCCGAAGGATTATGAGCGGATGAAGTCTGAATGGCAGAAGGAATTCGTTCAGATTGAAGTTGTTCCCAAAGTTGACGTCAAGATCAGGCGGGTAGGACTGACAATGAAGTCGTACAAACAACAGGAAGAGCAGAAGTAA
- a CDS encoding spore germination protein: MNKGPKDTKATPADASKTKQPITAQFSANLKWLKDNLGASSDIVVRSISDRASGMEGAIIYVDHLVDQQTVNQMIVHPILAEIGSDSNLSPLDWLELLKNKALSVGRIEEVQSLDVALAQLLDGNTVILLQGCASALSASSSGGEKRGVEEPSTQTVVRGPKESFTESIDTNLSLIRRRIKSPLLRIEFLQIGKQTMTRVAVLHMKGIAKESILEEALTRLERIDTDSILDSGYIEEYIQDATFTPFPTMLSTERPDAVVGSLLEGQFAVVVDGSPFALIAPVTFGQFFQSSEDYYQRYDVATFLRIIRNIAFFVSLLFPSLFIAITTFHQEMLPPPLLISLTAQREGVPFPAIIEALLMEITFEVLREAGVRMPRAIGPAISIVGALVLGQAAVQAGIVSAALVIVVSFTALANFVIPSINMSNAIRLLRFVMMLLAAMFGLFGILCGLMTLLIHLASLRSFGIAYLTPFSPFIWSNWKDILRAPRWTMRTRPISMSSGSNRTRQGRGQGPQTPHRPGRGNDPNPGSNE, encoded by the coding sequence ATGAACAAAGGACCTAAAGACACGAAAGCGACACCCGCGGACGCGAGCAAGACGAAACAGCCGATCACTGCGCAATTTTCGGCTAATCTTAAATGGCTAAAAGATAATCTTGGTGCCAGCTCCGATATCGTCGTGCGCAGTATCTCCGATCGGGCTTCTGGTATGGAAGGGGCGATCATCTATGTCGATCATCTGGTGGACCAACAAACGGTTAATCAGATGATTGTACATCCAATACTGGCGGAAATTGGTTCGGATTCAAACTTATCGCCTTTAGACTGGTTAGAACTGTTGAAAAATAAGGCTTTGTCCGTAGGACGTATCGAAGAAGTGCAATCCTTGGACGTCGCCCTCGCGCAGCTTCTCGACGGTAACACTGTCATTTTGTTGCAGGGTTGTGCATCCGCGTTATCGGCCAGTTCTTCCGGCGGCGAAAAGCGCGGCGTTGAAGAACCTTCTACGCAGACTGTCGTCCGGGGACCGAAAGAGAGCTTCACGGAAAGTATAGATACCAACTTGTCATTGATACGCCGCCGAATAAAATCACCGCTGCTTCGAATTGAGTTCCTGCAGATCGGTAAGCAGACGATGACGCGAGTCGCAGTCCTGCACATGAAAGGAATTGCGAAAGAAAGTATCCTGGAAGAAGCCCTCACGCGGTTGGAGCGTATTGATACGGACAGCATCCTGGATAGTGGATATATCGAGGAATATATTCAAGACGCCACTTTTACGCCGTTCCCGACAATGCTGAGCACTGAGCGTCCTGATGCCGTTGTCGGAAGCCTTCTCGAGGGGCAATTTGCGGTTGTGGTGGACGGGTCGCCTTTCGCCTTAATCGCTCCGGTAACGTTTGGTCAGTTTTTTCAGTCGAGTGAAGATTATTACCAGCGGTACGATGTCGCCACGTTCCTGCGTATCATCCGAAATATCGCGTTTTTCGTCTCACTGTTATTCCCGTCACTATTCATAGCGATAACGACCTTCCATCAGGAGATGCTGCCGCCGCCTCTTTTGATCAGCCTGACCGCGCAGCGCGAAGGAGTACCTTTTCCGGCGATTATTGAAGCGCTTCTCATGGAGATCACTTTCGAGGTACTGCGGGAAGCAGGTGTTCGAATGCCACGGGCCATCGGACCCGCGATCTCGATCGTCGGCGCACTTGTGCTCGGGCAAGCGGCCGTGCAAGCGGGCATAGTATCTGCAGCGCTCGTAATCGTTGTTTCCTTCACGGCCCTCGCCAACTTTGTTATTCCGTCAATTAATATGTCCAACGCCATCCGATTGCTCCGCTTCGTAATGATGCTGCTCGCAGCTATGTTCGGTCTGTTCGGCATACTGTGCGGACTGATGACGTTGCTCATTCACTTGGCGAGCTTGCGATCATTCGGCATTGCTTACCTGACGCCGTTTTCTCCGTTCATTTGGTCAAACTGGAAGGACATCTTGCGTGCTCCACGTTGGACCATGAGAACTCGCCCTATTTCCATGTCTTCAGGCAGTAATCGGACAAGACAAGGAAGGGGTCAAGGGCCTCAGACACCACATCGCCCGGGTCGCGGGAATGATCCGAATCCAGGCTCGAACGAATAG
- a CDS encoding helix-turn-helix domain-containing protein: protein MLNHLKEADGIPYICRLLYEAYRIQVVWLDDDDSILLMLPALAEGRPADPGSWGLLEEVMDYVRSSSIPQSTEAHSPLPLVHTTGFLENCILLRLPAEEAHSGGTIMLGPSLSAPITEEMAASLLRDYNLPHSQLESWLRYYRSLPVLNRMRWYHAALLLYTLITGQALSVTELLLASPNPEPAVHPGDGPDLDLSYRRENVWLHHDPMLEREMFRHIAIGDKAGLLRTQAAFSDESFGLLSKKSQLRSKKNLAVSSITLATRAAIEGGLFWEIAYTLSDFHIQHIEELKDIPAVDRAQTAALCDFADHVRDNRRSKLSRTSALCQNYIFNHLYEDISLSRLAEIAGLNASYLSQLFKKETGLAVSDYIQRERIEEAKRLMELPGITLSDIATRLHFNDQSYFTKVFKKYTGKTPRQYRQEKGNLL, encoded by the coding sequence ATGCTAAACCACTTGAAAGAAGCCGATGGTATTCCTTATATATGCAGGCTGTTGTATGAGGCTTACCGGATACAGGTAGTCTGGCTGGACGATGATGACAGTATCCTCCTGATGCTGCCTGCGCTTGCTGAAGGCCGTCCAGCCGATCCGGGCAGCTGGGGTCTGCTGGAGGAAGTTATGGATTATGTCCGCAGCAGCAGTATACCCCAAAGTACTGAGGCCCACAGTCCCCTTCCGCTAGTGCACACCACCGGCTTTTTGGAGAATTGTATATTGCTCCGCCTCCCCGCTGAGGAAGCACACTCCGGCGGAACGATCATGCTCGGCCCTTCACTGTCTGCTCCCATAACCGAGGAGATGGCTGCCAGCCTGCTCCGCGACTATAATCTTCCGCACAGTCAACTGGAAAGCTGGCTTCGATATTACCGCAGCCTGCCTGTACTGAACCGGATGAGATGGTATCATGCTGCACTGCTGCTGTACACGCTTATCACCGGGCAGGCGCTGTCTGTTACGGAGCTGCTGCTGGCTTCACCCAACCCGGAGCCGGCTGTGCATCCGGGTGACGGGCCGGATCTGGACCTTTCTTACCGGCGCGAGAACGTCTGGCTGCACCATGACCCGATGCTGGAGCGGGAAATGTTCCGCCATATTGCCATCGGGGATAAAGCGGGACTGCTGCGGACCCAGGCAGCTTTTTCCGATGAGAGCTTCGGTCTACTGTCCAAGAAGAGCCAGCTGCGCAGCAAAAAAAATCTGGCCGTCTCCTCCATTACCCTGGCAACACGCGCAGCGATTGAGGGCGGCCTGTTCTGGGAAATCGCCTACACCCTAAGCGACTTCCATATCCAGCACATCGAGGAGCTAAAGGATATTCCGGCTGTAGACCGGGCTCAGACCGCCGCCCTGTGTGATTTCGCCGACCATGTGCGCGACAACCGCAGATCGAAGCTGTCCCGCACCTCCGCCCTGTGCCAGAATTACATTTTCAACCATTTGTACGAGGACATTTCCTTGAGCAGGCTAGCTGAGATTGCCGGACTGAATGCCAGTTATCTTTCTCAATTGTTCAAAAAAGAAACCGGACTTGCCGTAAGCGACTATATCCAGCGGGAGCGGATTGAGGAAGCCAAACGCCTGATGGAGCTGCCAGGCATCACCCTGTCAGATATCGCTACCCGGCTGCATTTTAACGATCAGAGCTATTTCACCAAGGTGTTCAAGAAATACACAGGGAAGACGCCAAGGCAGTACAGGCAGGAAAAGGGTAATCTTCTGTAG